The genomic region TCCCAAAAGCCGGCCCGCACAGGCCGGCTTTTTTTGAACCGCCGCAGAAGGTCAGAACATCCTTGTCCGGGCTTTTTTTTTCATGCTAGGATAAGGCGCTTTCCCCTGAATCATCCCAAGATATCGCGCACAGGCAAGGAGACTATCAGCATGGCAGGACACAGTAAATGGGCCAACATCAAGCACCGCAAGGGCGCCCAGGACGCCAAACGCGGCAAAATCTTCACCAAGCTCATCAAGGAAATCACCGTTGCAGCCAATATCGGCGGCGGCGACCTCGATGGCAATCCCCGTCTCCGGACTGCGGTTGACAAGGCCAAAAGCGACAACATGCCGAAGGACACCATCGACCGGGCCATCAAAAAAGGTACCGGGGACCTGGAGGGCGTCGATTACGAGGAAGGGACCTTCGAAGGCTACGGCCCCGGGGGCGTGGCGGTCATCGTCGAATTCATGACAGACAACCGCACCCGGACCGTTGCGGATGTCAGGCATATTTTCACCAAGCACAACGGAAACCTCGGCGTGAGCGGTTCGGTCGCCTTCCTCTTCGAGCGCAAAGGGCTGATCGCTTTCGGCACCGATGCCGACTTCGACGCCATCTTTGAAGCCGCTCTCGAGGCGGGAGCCGAAGACGTCAACGATGAGGGAGACGCCTACGAAGTCCTCACCGATCCGACCAAATTCATCGAGGTGCGCGAAGCCATGGAAGGGGCTGGCCTCAAGGGGCGGACAGCCGAACTCACCATGATTCCCCAGACCATGGTCGGGCTCGAAGGCAAGCAGGCCGAGCAGATGCTCAA from Desulfuromonas sp. harbors:
- a CDS encoding YebC/PmpR family DNA-binding transcriptional regulator, giving the protein MAGHSKWANIKHRKGAQDAKRGKIFTKLIKEITVAANIGGGDLDGNPRLRTAVDKAKSDNMPKDTIDRAIKKGTGDLEGVDYEEGTFEGYGPGGVAVIVEFMTDNRTRTVADVRHIFTKHNGNLGVSGSVAFLFERKGLIAFGTDADFDAIFEAALEAGAEDVNDEGDAYEVLTDPTKFIEVREAMEGAGLKGRTAELTMIPQTMVGLEGKQAEQMLKLMDKLEDNDDVQNVYANFDISDEEIAKIMG